The Lycium ferocissimum isolate CSIRO_LF1 chromosome 10, AGI_CSIRO_Lferr_CH_V1, whole genome shotgun sequence genome window below encodes:
- the LOC132034428 gene encoding COBRA-like protein 7 produces MAPTSFSSLFLFLIITTVKVAGQTRTPAAVAPAPASDDCNGIFLQYVFTSGSKIKPTLKSKPSSQPYKFQSILSIINNGLDELKLWRVFVGFQHDELLVSASNAILDDGVSFPAKVGNGTVFAGFPVSDLKTAVETAGDTTQTSVQIKIVGTQFGVGSPNVPMPLNISLVNDGFICPKPSMLGKSVMQVCCTKDPKFKTNLTLGEKFSRRQDGDLTIMYDILRTYDSNYWAQVTIANHNPLGRLDNWKLSWDWMKDEFIWEMKGAYPSVVDTSDCVFGPQGKFYQDLDFSTGLNCERRPTIIDLPLEKTNDTKLGMIPFCCRNGTILPPAMDPSKSVSAFQMNVFKMPPDLNRSSFTPPQNWRIEGRLNPDYKCGPPVRVSPTQVPDPSGLLPDTAVFASWQVVCNITQPKGASPRCCVSFSAFYNESIIPCPTCACGCPSNTARTCSTKAPALLLPSQALLVPFDNRTKMSLAWADIKHLPVSNPLPCGDNCGVSINWHLFTDYRGGWSARITIFNWDESPFIDWFTAVELDKAAPGFDKVYSFNGTMLDGVNNTIFMQGLEGLNYLVAETDGANPEKDPRVPGKQQSVISFTKKNIPAVNIPAGDGFPTKLYFNGEECSLPKVLPTSSSSRISSFTLTTSILALVVFMLVRQ; encoded by the exons ATGGCACCCACTTCATTTTCCTCTCTCTTTCTGTTCCTCATCATCACCACCGTTAAAGTCGCCGGACAAACAAGAACTCCGGCAGCTGTAGCTCCGGCACCGGCATCCGATGACTGTAACGGTATATTCTTACAATACGTATTCACTTCAGGATCTAAAATTAAACCCACTTTAAAATCCAAGCCATCTAGTCAACCTTACAAGTTTCAATCCATTCTAAGTATAATCAACAATGGGTTAGATGAGTTAAAGTTATGGAGAGTATTTGTTGGGTTTCAACATGATGAGTTGTTGGTATCTGCTTCTAATGCTATTCTTGATGATGGGGTTTCATTTCCTGCTAAAGTTGGTAATGGTACTGTTTTTGCTGGTTTTCCTGTTTCGGATCTTAAGACTGCTGTTGAAACTGCTGGTGATACTACACAGACAAGTGTGCAGATTAAGATTGTTGGTACTCAGTTTGGTGTTGGCTCTCCTAATGTACCTATGCCCTTGAATATATCTTTGGTTAATGATGGGTTTATTTGTCCTAAACCCTCTATGCTAG GAAAGAGTGTTATGCAAGTATGCTGCACTAAAGACCCAAAATTCAAGACAAATCTGACATTGGGTGAGAAATTTAGTCGACGCCAAGATGGGGATCTTACAATTATGTATGACATCCTAAGAACATATGATTCAAATTACTGGGCACAGGTTACCATCGCAAACCATAACCCCCTTGGCCGCCTTGATAACTGGAAACTAAGTTGGGACTGGATGAAGGatgagtttatttgggaaaTGAAAGGCGCTTATCCCTCTGTTGTTGATACTTCTGACTGCGTTTTTGGGCCACAGGGCAAATTTTATCAAGACCTTGATTTCTCCACTGGATTGAACTGTGAGAGAAGGCCAACAATAATTGATCTGCCTCTGGAAAAGACCAATGACACAAAGTTGGGAATGATACCTTTCTGTTGCCGGAATGGGACTATCTTGCCACCTGCTATGGACCCAAGCAAGTCAGTTTCAGCATTCCAGATGAATGTCTTTAAAATGCCCCCAGATCTCAATCGCTCCTCGTTCACTCCTCCACAGAATTGGAGGATCGAAGGCAGACTGAATCCAGATTATAAATGTGGACCTCCAGTCCGTGTAAGCCCCACCCAAGTTCCTGATCCTAGTGGACTATTACCTGATACAGCAGTATTTGCAAGCTGGCAAGTTGTATGCAACATCACCCAACCAAAAGGAGCTAGCCCCAGATGCTGTGTATCTTTCTCTGCTTTCTACAATGAATCTATCATTCCTTGTCCAACATGTGCCTGTGGTTGCCCGTCTAATACCGCTCGGACATGTAGTACGAAAGCTCCCGCTCTTCTCCTCCCATCTCAAGCTCTTCTGGTTCCATTTGACAACAGAACCAAGATGTCCCTTGCCTGGGCTGATATTAAACATCTTCCAGTTTCAAACCCATTGCCATGTGGAGATAACTGCGGTGTGAGCATCAACTGGCATTTGTTCACAGACTATAGGGGCGGATGGTCAGCCAGGATCACCATCTTCAATTGGGATGAGTCTCCCTTTATTGATTGGTTCACTGCGGTGGAATTGGACAAAGCAGCCCCTGGTTTTGACAAAGTGTATTCATTCAACGGAACTATGTTAGACGGGGTTAATAATACAATATTCATGCAGGGTCTTGAGGGCTTGAACTATCTGGTAGCAGAAACAGATGGAGCTAATCCAGAGAAAGATCCCCGTGTACCTGGGAAACAACAATCAGTAATCTCGTTCACAAAGAAGAATATCCCTGCCGTCAACATTCCTGCTGGTGATGGGTTCCCAACGAAACTATACTTCAATGGAGAAGAGTGCTCATTGCCAAAGGTACTCCCAACAAGCAGTTCATCTAGAATATCTTCATTCACTCTCACTACATCCATACTAGCACTTGTGGTTTTCATGTTGGTACGACAATAG
- the LOC132034427 gene encoding two-component response regulator ARR2 yields the protein MNIGTVPSSTGSWKSGDVVSDQFPVGLRVLVVDDDPTCLRILEKMLRNCHYEVTKCNRAEIALSLLRENKNGFDIVISDVHMPDMDGFKLLEHIGLEMDLPVIMMSADDSKDVVMKGVTHGAYDYLIKPVRIEALKNIWQHVVRKKKHEWKDNNFDQSGSVEEGDRQQKPSEDADYSSSANEGNWKNSKKRKEEEEDAEDRDDQSTLKKPRVVWSVELHQQFVQAVHQLGIDKAVPKKILELMNVSGLTRENVASHLQKYRLYLRRLSGVSQHQNGLNNSFMGRPDPTFGTISSLNGFDLQAIAAAGQIPAQSLATLQAAALGRSATKSAIAMPLVDQRNLFSFENSKLIFPEGQQPNNSNKQIDLLHGIPTTMEPKQLANLHQPSQTFVGMNMQVNSTTQHNNSLLRRMSQSQPRAQMLNGANNGSQVSRLPLSMQQSLSSEGIPGAVLAQSGIVDNARGSVYNPVSQGSSMVDFSVNQSKELQSYNFSLGSNSSGMSSLTNRGMLQQEVNSDIKGSRGFPSNYDIFNELHQPKSQNWGLQNVGSTYDASHHPSIQGTQGVSSQLLLQQGISSTHNSGQNRNAPIGKPMYSNGEETGHSNPMGGQQLNSVGGNMLAVKAERFPDADYQNTIFPEQFGQDDLMSAFLKQQGSVGPVETEFGFDGYTLDNLPV from the exons ATGAATATTGGTACTGTTCCTAGTTCTACTGGTTCTTGGAAGTCTGGTGATGTGGTTTCAGATCAGTTTCCAGTAGGCTTAAGGGTACTTGTAGTTGATGATGACCCTACTTGTTTAAGGATCTTGGAAAAGATGTTAAGGAACTGCCACTATGAAG TGACCAAGTGTAATAGGGCTGAGATTGCACTATCGTTGCTCCGGGAAAACAAGAATGGGTTTGACATTGTTATAAGTGATGTACATATGCCAGACATGGATGGTTTCAAACTTCTTGAGCACATTGGTTTGGAGATGGACCTGCCTGTTATAA TGATGTCGGCGGATGATAGTAAGGATGTGGTTATGAAAGGAGTTACTCATGGTGCATATGATTATCTAATCAAACCGGTGCGGATTGAGGCACTAAAGAATATTTGGCAGCATGTTGTTCGTAAAAAGAAACATGAGTGGAAGGATAACAATTTCGATCAATCAGGAAGTGTGGAAGAGGGAGATCGGCAGCAGAAACCATCAGAAGATGCTGATTACTCATCTTCAGCTAATGAAGGAAACTGGAAAAActctaagaaaagaaaggaagaggaagaagacgCTGAAGATAGGGATGATCAATCCACACTAAAGAAGCCACGTGTCGTTTGGTCAGTGGAGCTTCATCAGCAATTTGTACAAGCTGTGCATCAACTTGGAATTGACA AGGCCGTTCCCAAGAAAATCTTGGAACTGATGAATGTTTCTGGACTAACCAGAGAAAATGTTGCTAGCCACCTTCAG AAATATCGGTTATATCTCAGAAGGTTGAGTGGTGTATCACAGCACCAAAATGGACTGAACAACTCGTTCATGGGACGCCCAGACCCAACCTTTGGCACAATATCTTCCCTCAATGGGTTTGATCTTCAAGCTATTGCTGCCGCCGGTCAAATCCCTGCACAAAGTCTTGCTACCCTCCAAGCAGCGGCCCTAGGTAGATCTGCTACCAAATCTGCCATAGCTATGCCCCTAGTAGATCAAAGAAACCTTTTCAGCTTCGAAAATTCCAAGTTGATATTTCCAGAAGGGCAACAACCGAATAATAGCAATAAGCAAATCGACTTGCTGCATGGAATCCCAACCACCATGGAACCGAAGCAGCTTGCAAATTTGCACCAGCCTTCCCAGACCTTTGTGGGTATGAATATGCAAGTGAACTCCACGACACAACATAATAATTCTCTGCTTAGGCGAATGTCCCAATCACAACCAAGGGCTCAAATGCTAAATGGAGCAAATAATGGCAGTCAAGTTTCGAGGCTTCCATTGTCCATGCAGCAATCTTTGTCGTCAGAGGGGATACCTGGTGCGGTCCTAGCACAGAGTGGTATTGTTGACAATGCACGAGGAAGTGTGTACAATCCAGTCTCCCAAGGATCTTCAATGGTAGATTTCTCGGTAAATCAAAGCAAGGAGTTGCAAAGCTACAACTTTTCTCTTGGGAGTAATAGTTCAGGGATGTCCTCTTTGACTAATCGAGGGATGCTTCAGCAAGAAGTGAACTCTGATATCAAAGGATCTAGAGGTTTCCCTTCtaattatgatattttcaacGAACTCCATCAGCCAAAATCGCAGAACTGGGGTTTACAGAATGTTGGTTCAACCTATGACGCCTCTCATCATCCAAGTATACAGGGAACTCAGGGTGTGTCATCACAATTGTTACTTCAACAAGGGATTTCTTCAACACACAACAGTGGACAAAACAGAAATGCTCCTATTGGGAAACCAATGTACTCCAATGGGGAAGAAACTGGACATTCTAATCCTATGGGTGGACAACAACTTAACTCTGTTGGTGGGAATATGCTTGCTGTTAAAGCTGAAAGATTTCCCGACGCAGACTATCAGAATACCATTTTCCCGGAGCAATTTGGACAGGATGACCTCATGAGTGCCTTCCTAAAACAG CAAGGAAGTGTTGGACCAGTTGAAACTGAATTTGGCTTTGATGGATACACGTTGGATAATCTTCCGGTTTAA